A single window of Rhodococcus jostii RHA1 DNA harbors:
- a CDS encoding DUF2334 domain-containing protein has product MTGQLIVSVSGIKDETRDFAAAFAEEMDARGVPLSLLVAPRLKDKYRLVNDPATQDWVRARRSRGDAVVLHGYDQAATKRRRAEFASLPEHEARLRLLAADRVMEQTGLRTRLFAPPRWLASQGAVTALPSAGFRLLAAMTAIHDLERETSVRSRVLGIGEGFRAEPWWCRALVLGSGRTARRGGVVRLAVTAKQLGTSGPRQAMLDAVDLALYHHARPQVYRWEPRIPQIGAA; this is encoded by the coding sequence ATGACCGGACAACTGATCGTGTCGGTGTCAGGAATCAAGGACGAGACGCGCGACTTCGCGGCCGCGTTCGCCGAGGAGATGGATGCGCGCGGCGTGCCGCTGTCGCTGCTCGTCGCCCCGCGCCTGAAAGACAAGTATCGACTGGTCAACGACCCTGCGACGCAGGACTGGGTCCGCGCGCGCCGATCCCGCGGCGACGCCGTCGTCCTCCACGGATACGACCAGGCCGCGACCAAACGTCGCCGGGCCGAGTTCGCCTCGCTTCCCGAACACGAGGCGCGGCTGCGACTGCTCGCGGCGGATCGGGTGATGGAACAGACCGGACTGCGCACCAGACTGTTCGCTCCGCCCCGCTGGCTGGCGTCGCAGGGCGCCGTCACGGCACTGCCGTCGGCCGGGTTCCGGCTGCTGGCCGCGATGACCGCCATCCACGACCTCGAACGCGAGACGTCGGTGCGGTCGCGGGTGCTGGGGATCGGCGAGGGATTCCGCGCCGAACCGTGGTGGTGCCGGGCCCTCGTCCTCGGCTCCGGACGGACCGCCAGGCGTGGGGGCGTGGTGCGCCTCGCCGTCACCGCGAAGCAGTTGGGCACGTCGGGACCGCGGCAGGCGATGCTCGACGCCGTCGACCTCGCGCTCTACCATCACGCGCGGCCCCAGGTGTACCGCTGGGAGCCGCGGATCCCGCAGATCGGTGCCGCCTGA
- a CDS encoding MBL fold metallo-hydrolase encodes MRLTHFGHSCVLVELNGSTILFDPGNFSHGFEGITGLDAILVTHQHPDHVDQQRLPALVEANPGAALYSDPQTAAQLGGAWTGVHAGDEFDIGDVHVTGTGGRHAVIHPDIPVIDNTAFLLGDGDNPARLMHPGDSLFVPEQNVDVLALPAAAPWLKISEAIDYLRAVAPRVAVPIHQAIIANEATGIFYGRYSDMAPAGTEFRTMPSESSVEVA; translated from the coding sequence ATGCGACTGACTCACTTCGGCCACAGCTGCGTCCTCGTCGAGTTGAACGGTTCCACCATCCTCTTCGATCCGGGCAACTTCTCCCACGGATTCGAGGGCATCACCGGACTGGACGCGATCCTGGTCACCCACCAGCACCCCGACCACGTCGACCAGCAACGACTGCCCGCCCTCGTCGAGGCGAACCCCGGCGCGGCGCTGTACTCGGACCCGCAGACCGCGGCCCAACTCGGCGGCGCGTGGACGGGGGTGCACGCCGGCGACGAGTTCGACATCGGCGACGTGCACGTCACCGGCACCGGTGGGAGGCACGCGGTGATCCACCCCGACATCCCGGTGATCGACAACACGGCGTTCCTGCTCGGCGACGGCGACAACCCCGCCCGGCTGATGCACCCGGGCGACTCGCTGTTCGTCCCGGAACAGAATGTCGACGTGCTGGCGCTGCCCGCCGCGGCGCCGTGGCTGAAGATCTCCGAGGCCATCGACTACCTGCGCGCCGTCGCACCGCGGGTCGCGGTGCCCATCCACCAGGCGATCATCGCGAACGAGGCCACCGGCATCTTCTACGGCCGCTACTCGGACATGGCTCCCGCGGGCACCGAGTTCCGCACGATGCCGAGCGAGTCGAGCGTCGAGGTGGCTTGA
- the purS gene encoding phosphoribosylformylglycinamidine synthase subunit PurS — MARVVVEVMPKAEILDPQGQAIVGALPRLGFAGVSDVRQGKRFELEVDGSVDDAQLEKIAEALLANTVIEDWTVRRVEA; from the coding sequence GTGGCCCGTGTCGTCGTCGAAGTCATGCCCAAGGCCGAGATTCTCGACCCCCAGGGGCAGGCCATTGTCGGAGCGCTGCCGCGGCTCGGCTTCGCTGGAGTTTCCGATGTCCGTCAGGGCAAGCGGTTCGAGCTCGAGGTCGACGGCAGTGTCGACGACGCTCAGCTCGAGAAGATCGCCGAGGCCCTGCTGGCCAACACGGTGATCGAGGACTGGACTGTGAGGCGCGTCGAAGCATGA
- the purQ gene encoding phosphoribosylformylglycinamidine synthase subunit PurQ, translated as MSARVGVITFPGTLDDVDAARAVTLAGGEAVSLWHGDADLKGVDAVIVPGGFSYGDYLRCGAIARFAPVMGKVVQAAQGGMPVLGICNGFQVLCEAGLLPGALTRNEGLHFICRDEWLKVEATSTAWTSRYESGAEILVPLKSGEGRYQASENVLDELEGEGRVVFRYVGDNPNGSQRGIAGISSANGRVVGLMPHPEHATEALTGPSDDGLGMFYSVLDSVISA; from the coding sequence ATGAGCGCCCGCGTCGGAGTCATCACTTTCCCCGGCACCCTCGACGACGTCGACGCCGCCCGCGCGGTGACCCTCGCCGGCGGCGAGGCCGTGAGCCTGTGGCACGGCGACGCCGACCTCAAGGGTGTCGACGCCGTCATCGTCCCCGGTGGCTTCTCCTACGGCGACTACCTGCGGTGCGGTGCCATCGCACGGTTCGCGCCCGTCATGGGCAAGGTCGTGCAGGCCGCGCAGGGCGGCATGCCCGTCCTCGGTATCTGCAACGGCTTCCAGGTTCTCTGCGAAGCGGGCCTCCTGCCCGGCGCGCTCACCCGCAACGAGGGCCTGCACTTCATCTGCCGCGACGAGTGGCTGAAGGTCGAGGCCACGTCGACGGCGTGGACGTCCCGCTACGAGTCGGGTGCCGAGATCCTCGTCCCGCTCAAGTCCGGCGAGGGCCGCTACCAGGCGTCGGAGAACGTCCTCGACGAACTCGAGGGCGAGGGCCGCGTCGTGTTCCGCTACGTCGGCGACAACCCGAACGGTTCGCAGCGCGGCATCGCGGGCATCTCCTCGGCCAACGGCCGCGTCGTGGGCCTCATGCCGCACCCCGAGCACGCCACCGAGGCCCTCACCGGCCCCAGCGACGACGGGCTCGGCATGTTCTACTCCGTCCTCGACAGCGTCATCTCCGCCTGA
- a CDS encoding WhiB family transcriptional regulator — MPSSTRLPSPNTESWDWQIHALCRGVESSVFFHPDGERGNARSNRERRAKAICRRCPVLVECRDHALSVTEPFGIWGGLTASERRGITQHGEGIVAV, encoded by the coding sequence ATGCCGTCATCCACTCGCCTTCCCAGCCCCAACACCGAGAGCTGGGACTGGCAGATCCACGCCCTGTGCCGCGGCGTCGAATCGTCCGTGTTCTTTCATCCCGACGGCGAGCGGGGAAACGCCCGCAGCAACCGTGAACGTCGCGCAAAAGCGATCTGCCGGCGCTGCCCCGTTCTCGTCGAATGCCGGGACCACGCCCTGAGCGTGACCGAACCGTTCGGAATCTGGGGCGGGCTCACCGCGTCCGAACGCCGCGGCATCACGCAGCACGGCGAGGGAATCGTCGCCGTCTGA
- a CDS encoding HemK2/MTQ2 family protein methyltransferase has translation MLLRLPGVYRPQHDTQLLADVLAAEHLGPHSRVLDLCAGTGALSVRAAAAGAGRVTAVDVSRRAAISIRLNSLVGGHRIRVIHGDLVEQVRDERFDVVVSNPPYVPAMIDAVPDRGPARAWDAGKNGRALLDRICCEAPDVLVAGGVLLLAQSSLSGVEKTLTMLEEQNMRVDVAASAEIPFGPVLAERRGMLERRGLIEAGQTREEIVVIRAVK, from the coding sequence ATGCTGCTACGCCTTCCCGGAGTCTATCGCCCGCAACACGATACGCAGTTGTTGGCCGATGTCCTGGCGGCGGAGCATCTCGGACCCCATTCCCGGGTACTCGACCTCTGCGCGGGAACCGGTGCGCTGAGCGTGCGCGCCGCCGCTGCGGGTGCGGGCCGGGTGACCGCGGTGGATGTGTCGAGGCGAGCCGCGATCAGCATCAGACTCAATTCCCTCGTCGGCGGGCACCGCATCCGGGTGATCCACGGCGATCTCGTCGAGCAGGTTCGCGACGAGCGCTTCGACGTCGTCGTGTCCAACCCGCCGTACGTTCCGGCAATGATCGACGCCGTGCCCGACCGCGGTCCGGCGCGGGCCTGGGACGCGGGAAAGAACGGTCGCGCACTGCTCGACCGGATCTGTTGCGAGGCTCCCGACGTTCTGGTCGCCGGTGGTGTGCTGCTGCTGGCGCAGTCCAGCCTCAGCGGAGTCGAGAAGACGCTGACGATGCTCGAGGAACAGAACATGCGGGTCGACGTCGCCGCGAGCGCCGAGATCCCCTTCGGACCGGTGCTGGCCGAACGCAGAGGCATGCTCGAGCGGAGAGGACTCATCGAGGCCGGCCAGACCCGCGAAGAGATCGTGGTGATCCGCGCCGTCAAGTAG
- the malQ gene encoding 4-alpha-glucanotransferase, translated as MTYTEQLRDLAARHGVATSYRGWDQQRRDVRDDTLRSVLAALDVPAATEDEVRRALSECDAAPWRRMLPPVVVGREGSETRFVVHVPHGSAVDVTIDTESGGTVPARQLQVWVDPREVDGALVGRATFVVPSDVPCGWHTLRASTSHTSSSCTLVVTPDRLSTSDALSDRRRWGVLTQLYSIRSHRSWGVGDFGDLADLATIFGSVHGADYVLVNPLHAAQPRPPIEASPYLPTTRRYVNPMYIRVENIPETAYLSTRRHARMREAAARFERANDRSDRIDRNPSYRAKLRVLERVFRIERSPSRQHAFEEFCRVEGDGLRDFATWCALTEKLPPDDPRWTTQAGAPDSDWVRAQQRKLAPRIEFYSWLQWVCDEQLSDAQDAARAAGMDIGIVHDLAVGVQRGGADAWSLGTALAEGITVGAPPDDFNQQGQQWNQPPWRPDRLAELGYAPYRDMLRTVLKHAGGLRVDHILGLFRLWWIPADAESPADGTYVSYDHEALVGILALEAERAGAVVIGEDLGVFEPEVQDYLAERGILGTSILWFEHDGERPTPPEQYRTLCLTSVTTHDLPPTAGYLAGEHIELRSRLGLLERDLELEKEHDARQREAVLQLARDRGLLADDASIPDTVKALYRLINRSPSLLTGVALADLVGEYRVQNQPGTDEAQYSNWKIPLADAAGRAVHVEDLADGDFGFVGSAR; from the coding sequence GTGACGTACACCGAGCAGTTGCGTGACCTCGCGGCCCGGCACGGGGTGGCGACGTCGTACCGGGGTTGGGATCAGCAGCGCCGCGACGTGCGTGACGACACACTCCGCAGCGTCCTCGCGGCCCTGGACGTTCCCGCCGCAACGGAGGACGAGGTGCGGCGCGCCCTGTCCGAATGCGACGCGGCACCGTGGCGACGGATGCTGCCGCCCGTCGTCGTCGGCAGGGAAGGGTCCGAGACCCGTTTCGTGGTCCACGTTCCGCACGGCTCGGCGGTGGACGTCACGATCGACACGGAGTCCGGCGGCACGGTCCCGGCACGCCAACTCCAGGTGTGGGTTGATCCGCGGGAGGTCGACGGCGCCCTGGTCGGCCGCGCGACGTTCGTCGTCCCCTCCGACGTTCCGTGCGGGTGGCACACGCTGCGGGCTTCGACCTCGCACACGTCCTCGTCGTGCACGCTCGTGGTGACGCCGGACCGATTGTCGACGTCCGACGCGCTCAGCGACCGCCGACGCTGGGGTGTGCTCACGCAGTTGTACTCGATCCGGTCGCATCGGTCCTGGGGTGTCGGGGACTTCGGCGACCTCGCGGATCTCGCCACGATCTTCGGTTCCGTGCACGGCGCCGACTACGTGCTGGTCAATCCACTGCACGCCGCCCAGCCCCGGCCACCGATCGAAGCGTCGCCGTATCTGCCGACCACGCGCCGCTACGTCAACCCGATGTACATCCGTGTCGAGAACATCCCGGAGACGGCGTACCTCTCGACGCGTCGCCATGCGCGGATGCGCGAGGCCGCAGCGCGATTCGAGCGGGCGAACGACCGGTCCGACCGGATCGATCGCAACCCGTCGTACCGGGCCAAACTCCGCGTGCTCGAACGGGTCTTCCGGATCGAGCGCAGCCCGAGCAGGCAGCACGCGTTCGAGGAGTTCTGCCGCGTCGAGGGCGACGGACTGCGGGACTTCGCGACCTGGTGCGCGCTGACCGAGAAACTGCCGCCCGACGACCCGCGATGGACGACGCAGGCCGGTGCGCCCGACAGCGACTGGGTGCGGGCGCAGCAGCGCAAGCTCGCGCCGCGAATCGAGTTCTACTCGTGGCTGCAATGGGTATGCGACGAGCAGCTTTCCGACGCCCAGGACGCGGCGCGGGCGGCAGGCATGGACATCGGGATCGTGCACGATCTGGCGGTCGGGGTCCAGCGCGGGGGTGCGGACGCGTGGTCGCTGGGAACGGCCCTGGCAGAGGGCATTACCGTCGGCGCTCCCCCCGACGACTTCAATCAGCAGGGTCAGCAATGGAATCAGCCGCCCTGGCGACCGGATCGGCTGGCCGAACTGGGGTATGCCCCGTACCGCGACATGCTGCGCACCGTGCTGAAGCACGCGGGTGGGCTGCGGGTCGATCACATCCTGGGGCTGTTCCGGCTGTGGTGGATCCCCGCCGATGCGGAGTCGCCTGCGGACGGAACGTACGTCTCCTACGACCACGAGGCTCTCGTCGGAATCCTCGCGCTCGAGGCGGAGCGGGCGGGCGCCGTGGTGATCGGTGAGGACCTCGGGGTTTTCGAACCCGAGGTCCAGGACTACCTCGCCGAGCGCGGAATCCTGGGGACGTCGATCCTGTGGTTCGAGCACGACGGCGAGCGGCCGACACCGCCGGAGCAGTACCGGACCCTGTGCCTGACATCCGTTACCACGCATGATCTTCCGCCGACCGCCGGATACCTGGCCGGCGAACACATCGAATTGCGCTCGCGGCTCGGGCTCCTCGAACGCGACCTCGAACTCGAGAAGGAACACGACGCCCGGCAGCGTGAGGCCGTACTGCAATTGGCGCGCGACCGCGGACTGCTGGCCGACGACGCGTCGATACCCGACACCGTGAAGGCGTTGTACCGGCTGATCAACCGCAGCCCGTCGCTGCTGACGGGTGTCGCGCTCGCCGATCTGGTGGGGGAGTACCGCGTCCAGAATCAGCCGGGCACCGACGAGGCCCAGTATTCGAATTGGAAGATTCCCCTCGCCGACGCGGCGGGGCGTGCCGTACACGTCGAGGACCTGGCGGACGGCGATTTCGGGTTCGTGGGCAGCGCCCGCTGA
- a CDS encoding TetR/AcrR family transcriptional regulator, whose protein sequence is MPSADTPRRSERSRAAILQATQELIREQPYGKISIEGIAARAKVGKQTIYRWWRSKGALVVDALHEQNAAGAQEAMALPDTGDLAADMRLVLRATVDEFTSPDFEPLFRALSIESLQDPALQEQIVERIYRPQFEFVAARFRSAQDAGQVRPDVDLTLAFELFMAPMFYRWQSGAHPLTHDHADAVVDLAMRALAP, encoded by the coding sequence ATGCCGTCCGCCGACACTCCCCGCCGTTCCGAACGGTCCCGCGCTGCGATCCTGCAGGCCACGCAGGAACTGATCCGCGAACAGCCCTACGGGAAGATCAGCATCGAAGGCATCGCCGCGCGCGCCAAGGTCGGCAAACAGACCATCTACCGGTGGTGGCGATCCAAGGGCGCACTCGTCGTGGACGCCCTGCACGAACAGAATGCGGCCGGGGCACAGGAGGCCATGGCCCTGCCGGACACCGGCGACCTCGCCGCCGACATGCGCCTGGTCCTGCGGGCCACGGTCGACGAGTTCACCTCACCTGATTTCGAACCGCTGTTCCGGGCGCTGTCGATCGAATCGCTGCAGGACCCCGCGCTGCAGGAACAGATCGTCGAGCGGATCTACCGGCCGCAGTTCGAGTTCGTCGCGGCGCGGTTCCGTTCCGCGCAGGACGCCGGGCAGGTGCGGCCCGACGTCGACCTCACCCTCGCGTTCGAGTTGTTCATGGCGCCGATGTTCTACCGCTGGCAGAGCGGAGCCCATCCCCTCACCCACGACCACGCGGACGCCGTCGTCGACCTGGCGATGCGCGCCCTCGCACCCTGA
- a CDS encoding macrolide family glycosyltransferase, producing MKMTRSHIAMVSIPAPGHVNPSLEILRELVTRGHRVTYANDAAVKDVVEGIGAEFTEYASTLPRVNTAGATEESGKSWDGDTIDQLTLFQAEYESMLPQLRALYEDDRPDLFLYDIAGGPARVLAEEWGVPIVQLSPTYVAWEGYEDDMKSFVDTMRADPRGAALYERQGKLLRDNGVETDPDEFYGRPARAVVLIAKSMQPNADRVNEDVYTFVGPALPTRRPADGRWQRPAGAGKVLLVSLGTAFTDHADFYRRCIEAFGDLDGWHVVLQIGQHVDVAELGTVPGNVDVHRWVPQFDILGQADAFLTHAGMGGSSEGMFTGTPMIAAPQATDQFENADALVAAGVAVRVDSSDVSAAELRDALTHVAAEPVRRRSAELAAELRSAGGVDAAVRVIEEFF from the coding sequence ATGAAGATGACCCGCTCACACATCGCCATGGTCAGCATTCCGGCGCCCGGGCACGTCAACCCGAGCCTGGAGATTCTCCGCGAACTCGTCACGCGTGGTCACCGCGTGACATACGCCAACGACGCCGCCGTGAAGGACGTCGTCGAGGGCATCGGAGCGGAGTTCACGGAGTACGCCTCGACGTTGCCGCGCGTGAACACCGCGGGTGCGACGGAGGAGTCCGGGAAGTCCTGGGACGGTGACACCATCGATCAGCTCACACTGTTCCAGGCCGAGTACGAGTCGATGCTGCCCCAACTGCGGGCGCTGTACGAGGACGACCGCCCCGACCTGTTCCTGTACGACATCGCGGGAGGACCCGCCCGCGTCCTCGCCGAGGAATGGGGCGTGCCGATCGTGCAATTGTCGCCGACGTACGTCGCGTGGGAGGGCTACGAGGACGACATGAAGTCGTTCGTGGACACGATGCGGGCGGACCCACGCGGGGCGGCGCTGTACGAGCGGCAGGGGAAGTTGCTGCGGGACAACGGTGTCGAGACGGACCCGGACGAGTTCTACGGGCGCCCGGCGCGGGCGGTCGTGCTGATCGCGAAATCGATGCAGCCCAACGCCGACCGGGTGAACGAGGACGTCTACACGTTCGTCGGACCGGCTCTGCCCACCCGGCGGCCCGCCGACGGCCGGTGGCAGCGCCCGGCAGGCGCGGGGAAGGTGCTGCTCGTCTCGCTCGGCACTGCGTTCACCGATCACGCCGACTTCTACCGGCGCTGCATCGAGGCGTTCGGCGACCTCGACGGCTGGCACGTCGTCCTGCAGATCGGACAGCACGTCGACGTCGCCGAACTCGGGACCGTGCCCGGCAACGTCGACGTCCACCGGTGGGTGCCCCAGTTCGACATCCTCGGGCAGGCCGACGCGTTCCTCACCCACGCCGGCATGGGCGGGTCCAGCGAAGGAATGTTCACGGGAACGCCGATGATCGCCGCGCCGCAGGCCACCGACCAGTTCGAGAACGCCGACGCGCTCGTCGCCGCGGGAGTCGCGGTGCGAGTGGACAGTTCGGACGTGTCGGCAGCCGAGTTGCGGGACGCCCTCACGCACGTCGCCGCCGAGCCGGTCCGGCGCCGCAGCGCGGAGCTCGCCGCCGAGTTGCGTTCTGCGGGTGGAGTGGACGCCGCCGTGAGGGTGATCGAGGAGTTCTTCTGA
- a CDS encoding VOC family protein, whose product MALTLGMITFDTTDPGPLAKWWAKQTAGTIEQENDGWFYVVVLPDSAQKLAFQKVGDPTPGKNRIHLDLASDDLDGEVGRLSAEGATEVAQHEMGDFRWVTLADPDGNQFCVSGPHT is encoded by the coding sequence ATGGCACTCACACTCGGCATGATCACGTTCGACACCACGGATCCGGGGCCGCTCGCGAAATGGTGGGCGAAGCAGACGGCGGGCACGATCGAGCAGGAGAACGACGGCTGGTTCTACGTCGTCGTCCTACCGGATTCCGCGCAGAAGCTGGCGTTCCAGAAGGTCGGCGACCCCACTCCGGGAAAGAACCGCATCCACCTCGACCTGGCGTCCGACGACCTCGACGGCGAGGTGGGCAGGCTGAGTGCCGAGGGCGCGACGGAGGTCGCGCAGCACGAGATGGGCGATTTCCGATGGGTCACGCTCGCCGATCCCGACGGCAACCAGTTTTGCGTCTCGGGTCCCCACACGTAA
- a CDS encoding M18 family aminopeptidase — MPSTTWADAQGLCTFVDASPSPFHVCATVSMLLTGNGFTELHETDSWPGEPGRYFLVRGGSLIAWSTDGLGRTAPFRIVGGHTDSPNLRVKQHPDLSSAGWQLVGLEPYGGAWLNSWLDRDLGISGRLSVRAGNAVEEKLVRVDEPILRVPQLAIHLSEDRKGVHLDPQRHLNGVWGVGSERRSFIDFVADRAEVPADAVLGWELMTHDLAPSTLVGTGQDLVSAPRLDNQGTCYAGTHALLAAAENPGDRVPVLALFDHEEVGSMSDRGAFSDLLSTVLERIVLGRGGGREEFLQTMAGSICASGDMAHATHPNYPERHEPAHHIAVNGGPVLKVNQNLRYATDAAGAGAFALACDQAGVPLQRYVHRADLPCGSTIGPITASRTGLSTVDVGAAQLGMHSSRELMGARDVRAYSDALAAFLTPTA; from the coding sequence ATGCCTTCCACTACGTGGGCCGACGCCCAGGGACTCTGCACCTTCGTCGATGCATCACCGTCGCCCTTCCATGTGTGCGCGACGGTGTCGATGTTGCTGACCGGCAACGGTTTCACCGAGTTGCACGAGACCGACTCGTGGCCCGGCGAGCCCGGCCGGTACTTCCTGGTGCGCGGCGGTTCCCTCATCGCGTGGAGTACCGACGGGCTGGGCCGGACGGCGCCGTTCCGCATCGTAGGCGGGCACACCGACAGCCCGAACCTGCGCGTCAAGCAGCACCCGGACCTGTCGTCGGCAGGGTGGCAGCTGGTGGGTCTCGAACCGTACGGCGGCGCGTGGCTCAACTCGTGGCTCGACCGCGACCTGGGCATCTCCGGGCGGCTGAGCGTGCGGGCCGGCAACGCGGTCGAGGAGAAACTCGTCCGCGTCGACGAACCGATCCTGCGCGTCCCGCAGCTGGCGATCCACCTGTCCGAGGACCGCAAGGGCGTCCACCTCGATCCGCAGCGCCACCTCAACGGGGTGTGGGGCGTGGGGTCCGAACGCCGCTCGTTCATCGACTTCGTGGCCGACCGGGCAGAGGTGCCCGCCGACGCGGTGCTCGGGTGGGAACTGATGACCCACGATCTCGCGCCCAGCACCCTCGTCGGAACGGGACAGGACCTTGTCAGCGCGCCGCGACTCGACAACCAGGGCACCTGCTACGCGGGCACCCACGCGCTGCTGGCGGCGGCCGAGAACCCCGGTGACCGGGTGCCGGTGCTCGCGCTGTTCGACCACGAGGAGGTGGGGAGCATGTCCGATCGGGGCGCGTTCTCCGATCTGCTGAGCACCGTCCTCGAGCGCATCGTCCTCGGCCGTGGCGGTGGTCGCGAAGAATTCCTGCAGACGATGGCCGGATCGATCTGCGCCTCCGGGGACATGGCGCACGCGACCCACCCCAACTACCCGGAGCGGCACGAGCCCGCACACCACATCGCCGTCAACGGGGGACCGGTGCTCAAGGTCAACCAGAACCTGCGCTACGCCACCGACGCGGCCGGAGCCGGTGCGTTCGCCCTCGCCTGCGACCAGGCCGGCGTGCCGCTGCAGCGGTACGTGCACCGGGCCGACCTGCCGTGCGGTTCGACCATCGGCCCGATCACCGCGTCCAGGACCGGGCTGAGCACCGTCGACGTGGGTGCTGCCCAGCTCGGAATGCACTCGTCGCGGGAGCTGATGGGCGCCCGTGACGTGCGTGCCTACTCCGACGCGCTTGCGGCCTTCCTCACACCGACGGCGTGA